A section of the Stenotrophomonas acidaminiphila genome encodes:
- a CDS encoding cell division protein FtsL encodes MSRLLLVVLLACTIASAIGVVFMRHRHRQLFVELSRLEHARDELNIEFGRLQLEQATLAQATRVDQEARGRLGMKFPEAGDIVVVRP; translated from the coding sequence ATGAGCCGGCTGCTGCTGGTGGTGCTGCTGGCCTGCACGATCGCCTCGGCGATCGGCGTGGTGTTCATGCGCCACCGCCATCGCCAGCTGTTCGTGGAGCTGTCGCGGCTGGAGCACGCGCGCGACGAACTCAATATCGAATTCGGCCGCCTGCAGCTGGAGCAGGCCACCCTGGCCCAGGCCACCCGCGTGGACCAGGAGGCGCGCGGGCGCCTGGGCATGAAGTTCCCGGAAGCCGGCGACATCGTGGTGGTGCGGCCATGA
- a CDS encoding 3,4-dihydroxy-2-butanone-4-phosphate synthase, which translates to MNFAPVPELLEEIRAGRMVVIVDDEDRENEGDLIMAAELVKPSDINFMVTHGRGLVCLPLTRERAGQLGLAPMVRANTAQFQTNFTVSIEAAEGVTTGISAADRAHTIRTAVRPDARPSDLHQPGHIFPLIAQPGGVLTRAGHTEAGVDLAMLAGLEPAGVLVEILNPDGTMARRPELEVFAREHGLKMGSIADLIAYRLATEHTVERVDEREIDTEFGAFTLVTYRDRIAHDLHFALVKGQPHKDTPTLVRVQVENPLADLLHWRRDDFGVAATDALRAIAGEGQGVMVVLSAPRDSDALLARLRREPEVRPAGKDKDVGQWRRNGAGAQILADLGLGKLRVLGTPRRQIGLAGYGLEIVETLQP; encoded by the coding sequence ATGAACTTCGCCCCCGTCCCCGAACTGCTGGAAGAGATCCGCGCCGGCCGCATGGTGGTGATCGTCGACGACGAGGACCGCGAGAACGAAGGCGACCTGATCATGGCCGCCGAGCTGGTCAAGCCGTCGGACATCAATTTCATGGTCACCCACGGCCGTGGCCTGGTGTGCCTGCCGCTGACCCGCGAGCGCGCCGGCCAGCTCGGGCTGGCGCCGATGGTGCGCGCCAACACCGCGCAGTTCCAGACCAACTTCACGGTCAGCATCGAGGCCGCCGAGGGCGTGACCACCGGCATCTCCGCCGCCGACCGCGCCCACACCATCCGCACCGCGGTCAGGCCCGATGCGCGGCCGTCGGACCTGCACCAGCCCGGCCACATCTTCCCGCTGATCGCCCAGCCCGGCGGCGTGCTGACCCGCGCCGGCCACACCGAGGCCGGGGTCGACCTGGCGATGCTGGCCGGGCTGGAGCCGGCCGGCGTGCTGGTGGAAATCCTCAACCCCGACGGCACCATGGCGCGGCGCCCCGAGCTGGAGGTGTTCGCGCGCGAGCACGGGCTGAAGATGGGCTCGATCGCCGACCTGATCGCCTACCGCCTGGCCACCGAGCACACCGTCGAACGCGTGGACGAGCGCGAGATCGACACCGAGTTCGGTGCCTTCACCCTGGTCACCTACCGCGACCGCATCGCCCACGACCTGCATTTCGCGCTGGTCAAGGGCCAGCCGCACAAGGACACCCCGACCCTGGTGCGGGTGCAGGTCGAGAACCCGTTGGCCGACCTGCTGCACTGGCGCCGCGACGATTTCGGCGTGGCCGCCACCGACGCGCTGCGCGCCATCGCCGGCGAAGGCCAGGGGGTGATGGTGGTGCTGTCGGCGCCGCGCGATTCCGACGCGCTGCTGGCGCGCCTGCGGCGCGAGCCGGAAGTGCGCCCGGCCGGCAAGGACAAGGACGTGGGCCAGTGGCGCCGCAACGGTGCCGGCGCGCAGATCCTGGCCGACCTGGGCCTGGGCAAGCTGCGCGTGCTCGGTACCCCGCGCCGGCAGATCGGCCTGGCCGGGTATGGCCTGGAGATCGTCGAGACCCTGCAGCCCTGA
- a CDS encoding LppC family lipoprotein, with protein sequence MNKPAARITALSLSLLLLAACATTGPAPTTSPGQQAAIALLEQGKPREAAQQLEAEAALVRGAAKAQLLADAAFAWHEANDDARARMLLPQVQARQLSGASRQRHALLGAELALADKQPAAALQALGTLQPDLLPAAQQARWHLARGQALEANGDAFAAAAARARAGVLLAGAARTDNQRAITRLLAGLDDATLASRSAALAAGDPLYNHAGRALIGRGLPLPRPFERDAAWQLDTSKRPPADADGYRPPLKMAVLLPLSGTLATAAAPVRDGLLAGYYGEYRRRPQVDFIDTRGTPAGAIAAYDKAVAGGADFVVGPLGRDEVDALFGREPLQVPLLALNRGKDSPPAGSAGFSLAPEDDGIMAAEYLLARERGKVLVIGSNDDNGRRATAAFGERFAERGGKVVASLTVGDAPGDIGARLRQAGAVDAVFLAVKGPQARALAPQLALAGIGGATRVGTSQLVSGTGKAEEDMALDGIAFPSEAWTVRGAAGLPAASELAATLPTARGAAARLFAFGFDAWKISAYLEKLANSTQGGLAGATGTLHLDGFGNVLRTPAWSTFSAGQPVPIGDGR encoded by the coding sequence ATGAACAAGCCCGCCGCACGGATCACCGCCCTGTCCCTGTCGCTGCTGCTGTTGGCCGCTTGCGCCACCACCGGCCCGGCACCGACCACCTCGCCGGGGCAGCAGGCCGCCATCGCCCTGCTCGAACAGGGCAAACCGCGCGAAGCCGCGCAGCAGCTGGAAGCCGAAGCCGCGCTGGTCCGCGGCGCCGCAAAGGCACAGTTGCTGGCCGATGCCGCCTTCGCCTGGCACGAGGCCAACGACGATGCGCGCGCGCGCATGCTGCTGCCGCAGGTGCAGGCGCGCCAGCTGAGCGGCGCCAGCCGCCAGCGCCATGCCCTGCTGGGGGCGGAACTGGCGTTGGCCGACAAGCAGCCGGCCGCCGCACTGCAGGCGCTGGGCACGCTGCAGCCCGACCTGTTGCCGGCGGCGCAGCAGGCGCGCTGGCACCTGGCCCGCGGCCAGGCACTGGAAGCCAATGGCGACGCCTTCGCCGCGGCCGCTGCCCGCGCCCGTGCCGGCGTGCTGCTGGCCGGTGCCGCGCGTACCGACAACCAGCGCGCCATCACCCGCCTGCTGGCGGGGCTGGACGACGCCACCCTGGCCAGCCGCAGCGCCGCGCTGGCGGCCGGCGACCCGCTCTACAACCATGCAGGGCGCGCGCTGATCGGCCGCGGCCTGCCGCTGCCGCGTCCGTTCGAGCGCGATGCCGCGTGGCAGCTGGATACCAGCAAGCGCCCGCCGGCCGACGCCGACGGCTATCGCCCGCCGTTGAAGATGGCGGTGCTGCTGCCGCTGTCCGGCACCCTGGCCACGGCCGCCGCGCCAGTGCGCGATGGCCTGCTGGCCGGTTACTACGGCGAGTACCGGCGCCGCCCGCAGGTCGATTTCATCGACACCCGCGGCACGCCGGCCGGCGCCATCGCCGCCTACGACAAGGCGGTGGCCGGCGGCGCCGATTTCGTGGTCGGCCCGCTCGGCCGCGACGAGGTCGACGCGCTGTTCGGCCGCGAGCCGCTGCAGGTGCCGCTGCTGGCGCTCAACCGTGGCAAGGACAGCCCGCCCGCGGGCAGCGCCGGTTTTTCGCTGGCACCGGAGGACGACGGCATCATGGCCGCCGAATACCTGTTGGCGCGCGAGCGCGGCAAGGTGCTGGTGATCGGCAGCAACGACGACAACGGCCGCCGCGCCACCGCCGCCTTCGGCGAGCGCTTTGCCGAGCGCGGCGGCAAGGTTGTCGCCAGCCTCACCGTCGGCGACGCCCCCGGCGACATCGGCGCGCGCCTGCGCCAGGCCGGCGCGGTGGACGCGGTGTTCCTGGCGGTCAAGGGCCCGCAGGCACGGGCGCTGGCACCGCAGCTGGCGCTGGCCGGCATCGGTGGCGCCACCCGCGTGGGCACCTCGCAGCTGGTGTCGGGCACCGGCAAGGCCGAGGAGGACATGGCGCTGGACGGCATCGCGTTCCCGAGCGAGGCATGGACGGTGCGTGGCGCGGCGGGCCTGCCCGCGGCCAGCGAGCTGGCCGCCACCCTGCCGACCGCGCGTGGTGCCGCCGCGCGCCTGTTCGCTTTCGGTTTCGACGCCTGGAAGATCTCCGCCTACCTGGAAAAGCTGGCCAACAGCACCCAGGGCGGCCTGGCCGGCGCCACCGGCACCCTGCACCTGGACGGCTTCGGCAACGTGCTGCGCACCCCGGCGTGGTCCACCTTCAGCGCCGGCCAGCCGGTGCCGATCGGTGATGGCCGCTGA
- a CDS encoding 16S rRNA (cytidine(1402)-2'-O)-methyltransferase, with translation MPAAPATLYVVATPIGNLADLSPRAQEVLRSVAAICAEDTRHTGQLLSHFGISRPLVALHDHNEEAMAERVVARLLGGESMAVVSDAGTPLVSDPGFRLVRAARAAGVKVSPVPGACAAIAALSVAGLPSDRFVFEGFLPAKAAARRERLQRLAGETGTLVFYESSHRIAESLADMAAAFGDERPAVVARELTKLFETVLDGTLAQLRAAVDADDNQRKGEFVVMVQGAADDEAAKIAEGRRLHARLKEHLPPSTAAKLAAELSGAPRKLLYGG, from the coding sequence ATGCCCGCCGCCCCCGCCACCCTGTACGTTGTCGCCACCCCGATCGGCAACCTTGCCGACCTGAGTCCGCGCGCGCAGGAGGTACTGCGGTCGGTGGCCGCGATCTGCGCCGAGGACACGCGCCATACCGGTCAGCTGCTCTCGCACTTCGGCATCAGCCGGCCGCTGGTGGCGCTGCACGACCACAACGAGGAGGCGATGGCCGAGCGCGTGGTGGCGCGCCTGCTCGGCGGTGAATCGATGGCGGTGGTGAGCGACGCCGGTACCCCGCTGGTCAGCGACCCCGGCTTCCGCCTGGTGCGCGCGGCGCGTGCGGCCGGGGTGAAGGTCAGCCCGGTGCCCGGCGCCTGCGCGGCGATCGCCGCCTTGAGCGTGGCCGGCCTGCCCAGCGACCGGTTCGTGTTCGAGGGCTTCCTGCCGGCCAAGGCCGCGGCCCGGCGCGAACGCCTGCAGCGCCTGGCCGGTGAAACCGGCACCCTGGTGTTCTACGAATCCTCGCACCGCATCGCCGAATCGCTGGCCGACATGGCCGCCGCGTTCGGCGATGAACGCCCGGCGGTGGTCGCGCGCGAACTGACCAAGCTGTTCGAAACCGTGCTCGACGGCACCCTGGCGCAGCTGCGCGCGGCGGTCGACGCCGACGACAACCAGCGCAAGGGCGAGTTCGTGGTGATGGTGCAGGGCGCGGCCGACGACGAAGCGGCGAAGATCGCCGAAGGCCGCCGGCTGCATGCCCGGCTCAAGGAACACCTGCCGCCGTCCACCGCGGCCAAGCTCGCCGCCGAACTGAGCGGCGCGCCGCGCAAGCTGCTGTACGGCGGTTGA
- a CDS encoding cell division protein: MNAPRRNRNRSQFNLRSRMLMVGAGLGLCAVTLVGRAAYVQLVNSDFYQRQGEARYLREVPIATSRGMITDRNGEPVAVSTPVASIWVNPQELLRAPGRIPELAQALSLPVDELTAKLTQKADKEFMYLRRRMNPDVAEQIVALKIPGVFAQREFRRYYPQGEAMAHVLGFTNIDDHGQEGLELAFDEWLRGKPGAKKVIRDRKGAIVESIDLVRAAEPGKDLTLSIDRRIQFLAMRELRNAVTANEAAGGSIVIMDVATGEILAMANLPTYNPNSVSGATPDARRNRAVTDLVEPGSTMKPLTIATALQHRVVTPDTIIDTNPGYLSLGRYTIRDVPRNNGVLNVTGVITRSSNIGAAKIVARLPDQTFYDAVRAFGYGVAPHSGFPGESAGVVPSPGSPGWYGTTKTTMSYGYGLSVTPLQIAQAYSALANGGRVIQPTFVKGQHNEARQVIEPAVAQEVVRMMETVVTQGGAKQAAILGYHVAGKTGTARKNGPNGYERGHYNLLFAGVVPATNPRFAAVIVVNDPRGRLQYGGLVSAPVFHHVMEGTLRLMDVPPDDIQSWLAAQAAGKVGGNPLHNPAMLPVPQDPAEPNIDAEFNAAIPTATAPQPATPEVRQ; this comes from the coding sequence ATGAACGCCCCCCGCCGCAACCGCAACCGCAGCCAGTTCAACCTGCGCAGCCGCATGCTGATGGTCGGCGCGGGCCTGGGCCTGTGCGCGGTGACCCTGGTCGGCCGCGCCGCCTACGTGCAGCTGGTCAACAGCGATTTCTACCAGCGCCAGGGCGAAGCGCGTTACCTGCGCGAAGTGCCCATCGCCACCTCGCGCGGCATGATCACCGACCGCAACGGCGAGCCGGTGGCGGTGTCCACCCCGGTCGCCTCGATCTGGGTCAACCCGCAGGAGCTGCTGCGCGCGCCCGGGCGCATCCCCGAGCTGGCGCAGGCGCTGTCGCTGCCGGTGGACGAGCTGACCGCCAAGCTCACGCAGAAGGCCGACAAGGAGTTCATGTACCTGCGCCGGCGCATGAACCCGGACGTGGCCGAGCAGATCGTCGCGCTGAAGATTCCCGGCGTGTTCGCGCAGCGCGAGTTCCGCCGCTATTACCCGCAGGGCGAGGCGATGGCCCACGTGCTGGGCTTCACCAACATCGACGACCACGGCCAGGAAGGGCTGGAGCTGGCGTTCGACGAATGGCTGCGCGGCAAGCCTGGCGCCAAGAAGGTGATCCGCGACCGCAAGGGCGCGATCGTGGAGAGCATCGACCTGGTGCGCGCCGCCGAGCCCGGCAAGGACCTGACCCTCAGCATCGACCGGCGCATCCAGTTCCTGGCCATGCGCGAGCTGCGCAACGCGGTGACCGCCAATGAAGCCGCCGGCGGTTCCATCGTGATCATGGACGTGGCCACCGGCGAGATCCTGGCCATGGCCAACCTGCCGACCTACAACCCGAACTCGGTCAGCGGGGCGACCCCGGATGCGCGCCGCAACCGCGCCGTGACCGACCTGGTCGAGCCGGGTTCGACGATGAAGCCGCTGACCATCGCCACCGCGCTGCAGCACCGCGTGGTCACCCCGGACACCATCATCGACACCAACCCCGGCTATCTGTCGCTGGGGCGCTATACGATCCGCGACGTGCCGCGCAACAACGGCGTGCTCAACGTCACCGGGGTGATCACCCGCAGCTCCAACATCGGCGCGGCCAAGATCGTGGCGCGGCTGCCGGACCAGACCTTCTACGACGCGGTGCGCGCCTTCGGTTACGGCGTGGCGCCGCACAGCGGCTTCCCGGGCGAATCGGCCGGCGTGGTGCCGTCGCCGGGCAGCCCGGGCTGGTACGGCACCACCAAGACCACCATGTCCTACGGCTACGGCCTGTCGGTGACGCCGCTGCAGATCGCGCAGGCCTACTCGGCGCTGGCCAACGGCGGCCGCGTGATCCAGCCGACCTTCGTCAAGGGCCAGCACAACGAAGCGCGCCAGGTGATCGAACCGGCGGTCGCGCAGGAAGTGGTGCGGATGATGGAGACGGTGGTGACCCAGGGCGGTGCCAAGCAGGCGGCGATCCTGGGTTACCACGTTGCCGGCAAGACCGGTACCGCGCGCAAGAACGGCCCCAACGGCTACGAACGCGGCCACTACAACCTGCTGTTCGCCGGCGTGGTGCCGGCCACCAACCCGCGCTTCGCCGCGGTGATCGTGGTCAACGACCCGCGCGGCAGGCTGCAGTACGGCGGCCTGGTGTCCGCGCCGGTGTTCCACCACGTGATGGAGGGCACCCTGCGGCTGATGGACGTGCCGCCGGACGACATCCAGTCGTGGCTGGCGGCACAGGCCGCGGGCAAGGTCGGTGGCAACCCGCTCCACAACCCGGCGATGCTGCCGGTGCCGCAGGACCCGGCCGAGCCCAACATCGACGCCGAGTTCAACGCCGCCATTCCCACCGCCACCGCGCCGCAGCCGGCCACGCCGGAGGTGCGCCAGTGA
- a CDS encoding cell division/cell wall cluster transcriptional repressor MraZ yields MFQGETAITVDDKGRMAVPTAYRDLVARASGNRLVLTYNPFEAGCLWLYAEQEWERVRDDVMAKPNTQRVVRTLQQKLVGSAAHLELDGNGRISLPSSHRNAVGIEKKAVLMGMGDKFELWSEQAHRALIQQTLSDEDLGDGLLDLKL; encoded by the coding sequence GTGTTTCAAGGCGAGACGGCCATCACGGTTGACGACAAGGGACGCATGGCGGTGCCCACCGCCTACCGCGACCTGGTCGCGCGTGCCAGCGGCAACCGCCTGGTGCTGACCTACAACCCGTTCGAAGCCGGGTGCCTGTGGCTGTACGCCGAGCAGGAGTGGGAGCGGGTGCGCGACGACGTGATGGCCAAGCCCAACACCCAGCGCGTGGTGCGCACCCTGCAGCAGAAACTTGTCGGCTCGGCCGCCCATCTGGAACTGGATGGCAATGGCCGCATCAGCCTGCCGTCGAGCCACCGCAACGCGGTCGGCATCGAGAAGAAGGCGGTGCTGATGGGCATGGGCGACAAATTCGAACTATGGAGCGAGCAAGCGCATCGCGCACTGATCCAGCAGACGTTGTCTGACGAGGATCTGGGCGATGGGCTGCTCGATCTGAAGTTGTGA
- a CDS encoding 16S rRNA (cytosine(1402)-N(4))-methyltransferase, whose amino-acid sequence MRGQAQAGHPPVSQPPAAHLPVLYTQVLQGLRVIEDGTYLDGTFGRGGHAGGVLRQLGAHGRLLVMDKDPEAIAVAERDFAPDPRVAIHRGSFADLLGWSETAAGLDGVLFDLGVSSPQLDVAERGFSFGKDGPLDMRMDPDAGESAAQWLNRAEEREIADVLWTYGEERQSRRIARAIVQYRSARQPFSRTAELAELIASVMPRGKDKIHPATRSFQAIRIHINRELADLEAGLDAALARLKPGGRLAVISFHSLEDRIVKQFMNRHAKAPPSNRRLPEVQAFVPTLDLVGGAIKAGDDELAANPRARSAVLRVAEKRAPATAGGAA is encoded by the coding sequence GTGCGCGGTCAAGCGCAGGCCGGTCACCCTCCGGTGTCGCAGCCGCCGGCGGCTCACCTGCCGGTGCTGTACACCCAGGTCCTGCAGGGCCTGAGGGTGATCGAGGACGGTACCTATCTGGACGGCACGTTCGGCCGTGGCGGTCACGCCGGCGGCGTGCTGCGCCAGCTCGGCGCGCATGGCCGCCTGCTGGTGATGGACAAGGATCCGGAAGCCATCGCCGTGGCCGAGCGTGATTTCGCGCCGGACCCGCGCGTGGCGATCCATCGCGGCAGCTTCGCCGACCTGCTGGGCTGGAGCGAGACCGCCGCCGGCCTGGATGGCGTGCTGTTCGACCTGGGCGTGTCTTCGCCGCAGCTGGACGTGGCCGAGCGCGGTTTCAGTTTCGGCAAGGACGGTCCTCTGGACATGCGCATGGACCCGGACGCGGGCGAAAGCGCGGCGCAGTGGCTCAACCGCGCCGAGGAGCGCGAGATCGCCGACGTGCTGTGGACCTATGGCGAGGAGCGGCAGAGCCGCCGCATCGCCCGCGCCATCGTCCAGTACCGCAGCGCCAGGCAGCCGTTCTCGCGCACCGCCGAACTGGCCGAGCTGATCGCGTCGGTGATGCCGCGCGGCAAGGACAAGATCCACCCGGCCACGCGCAGCTTCCAGGCCATCCGCATCCACATCAACCGCGAGCTGGCCGACCTGGAGGCCGGGCTGGACGCGGCGCTGGCGCGGCTCAAGCCCGGTGGCCGGCTGGCGGTGATCAGCTTCCATTCGCTGGAAGACCGCATCGTCAAGCAGTTCATGAACCGCCACGCCAAGGCGCCGCCGAGCAACCGCCGGCTGCCGGAAGTGCAGGCGTTCGTGCCGACCCTGGACCTGGTCGGCGGCGCCATCAAGGCCGGGGACGACGAGCTGGCGGCCAACCCGCGCGCGCGCAGCGCGGTGCTGCGGGTGGCGGAAAAGCGCGCGCCGGCCACCGCCGGAGGCGCCGCATGA
- a CDS encoding FAD-binding oxidoreductase, with protein sequence MTALPAAFDQTLSDLLGAHWRTDPAALAAHAQDNSWRHALPLGVALPEDRAQVQAIVRACRAHGVPLVGRGAGTGTTGAAVPVAGGIVLSFARMNRILALRPGDRCAVVEPGVLNGELQQALMPHGLFWPPDPSSFESCSIGGNLATNAGGPRAVKYGTTRDNVLGLVAVTGAGELIECGGPWTKDATGYDLTHLLVGSEGTLALIVEATLRLAPRPRAQAGLRVLYRDASSAAAAVSRVMAQPATPTTLEFMDARSLELLRGNGAQVPDAGAMLLIDADGDDDTLPNSLHALAQAAEGEGLLALDVAMDGSARERLWAARRALSPALKSIAPGKINEDVVVPVSRIPELVAGVQALSARFALPIVTFGHAGNGNLHVNILYHPDDPGENARAHAALPEVFALALGLGGTLSGEHGIGLAKRDFMAQAFTPATLAAMRAIKQALDPDGILNPGKVLPPA encoded by the coding sequence ATGACCGCCCTGCCCGCCGCATTCGACCAGACGCTCTCCGACCTGCTCGGCGCGCACTGGCGCACCGACCCCGCCGCCCTGGCCGCGCACGCGCAGGACAATTCCTGGCGGCACGCGCTGCCGCTGGGCGTGGCGCTGCCGGAGGACCGCGCCCAGGTGCAGGCCATCGTGCGGGCGTGCCGCGCGCACGGCGTGCCGCTGGTCGGGCGCGGCGCCGGCACCGGCACCACCGGCGCCGCGGTGCCGGTCGCAGGCGGCATCGTGCTGTCGTTCGCGCGCATGAACCGCATCCTCGCGCTGCGCCCCGGCGACCGCTGCGCGGTGGTCGAGCCAGGCGTGCTCAACGGCGAGCTGCAGCAGGCGCTGATGCCGCACGGCCTGTTCTGGCCGCCGGACCCGTCCAGCTTCGAGAGCTGCAGCATCGGCGGCAACCTCGCCACCAACGCCGGCGGCCCGCGCGCGGTGAAGTACGGCACCACCCGCGACAACGTGCTCGGGCTGGTGGCGGTGACCGGCGCCGGCGAACTGATCGAATGCGGCGGCCCGTGGACCAAGGACGCCACCGGCTACGACCTCACCCACCTGCTGGTCGGCAGCGAGGGCACGCTGGCGCTGATCGTCGAAGCCACGCTCAGGCTGGCGCCGCGGCCACGCGCGCAGGCCGGGCTGCGCGTGCTCTACCGCGACGCGTCCAGCGCCGCGGCGGCGGTGTCGCGGGTGATGGCACAGCCGGCCACCCCGACCACGCTGGAGTTCATGGACGCGCGCAGCCTGGAACTGCTGCGCGGCAACGGCGCGCAGGTGCCCGATGCCGGCGCGATGCTGCTGATCGACGCCGACGGCGATGACGACACCCTGCCCAACAGCCTGCACGCGCTGGCCCAGGCGGCCGAGGGCGAGGGCCTGCTGGCGCTGGACGTGGCGATGGACGGCAGCGCGCGTGAACGGCTGTGGGCGGCGCGGCGCGCATTGTCGCCGGCGCTGAAGAGCATCGCGCCGGGCAAGATCAACGAGGACGTGGTGGTGCCGGTCTCGCGCATCCCCGAACTGGTGGCCGGGGTGCAGGCACTGTCGGCGCGCTTCGCGCTGCCCATCGTCACCTTCGGCCATGCTGGCAACGGCAACCTGCACGTCAACATCCTCTACCACCCCGATGACCCCGGCGAGAACGCGCGCGCGCACGCCGCGCTGCCGGAGGTGTTCGCACTGGCGCTCGGGCTGGGGGGCACCCTGTCCGGCGAGCACGGCATCGGCCTGGCCAAGCGCGATTTCATGGCGCAGGCCTTCACCCCGGCCACGCTGGCGGCGATGCGCGCGATCAAGCAGGCGCTGGACCCGGACGGCATCCTCAATCCGGGCAAGGTACTGCCCCCCGCGTAG
- a CDS encoding N utilization substance protein B, giving the protein MSNKNHGKPAGKPFRRDGVDPVLRSRARRRALQAIYAWQISGGNAESLLAQFAHEQAHEVADLAYFENLLRGVLDHRRELDEALAPFVDRPVEEVDAIERAVLRVAAYELRHRVDVPYRVVINEAIETAKRFGSEHGHTYVNGVLDRAAVEWRKVESGQ; this is encoded by the coding sequence ATGAGCAACAAGAACCACGGCAAGCCTGCCGGCAAGCCCTTCCGCCGCGACGGCGTCGACCCGGTGCTGCGTTCGCGCGCGCGCCGGCGTGCGCTGCAGGCGATCTACGCGTGGCAGATCTCCGGCGGCAACGCCGAGTCGCTGCTGGCCCAGTTCGCCCACGAGCAGGCCCACGAAGTGGCCGACCTGGCCTACTTCGAGAACCTGCTGCGCGGGGTGCTCGACCACCGCCGCGAGCTGGACGAGGCGCTGGCGCCGTTCGTGGACCGCCCGGTCGAAGAGGTCGACGCGATCGAGCGCGCGGTGCTGCGCGTGGCCGCCTACGAGCTGCGCCACCGCGTCGACGTGCCGTACCGGGTGGTGATCAACGAGGCCATCGAGACCGCCAAGCGTTTCGGCTCCGAGCATGGCCACACCTACGTCAATGGCGTGCTCGACCGCGCCGCCGTGGAATGGCGCAAGGTCGAATCGGGCCAGTAA
- a CDS encoding riboflavin synthase → MFTGIIEGVGRLAAHEPVGGDVRFTFEVGSLPFEQVRLGESIAVNGVCLTVIAFDASAFQADASTETLGLTTLGRLAVGAALNLERAMRPSDRLGGHLVSGHVDGIGTVLSIHDDARAQRWRFAAPAPLLKYIAKKGSICVDGVSLTVNEADDAGFEVALIPHTVAHTRFAHTGVGDAVNLEIDLVARYVEKLIGMPADGGHPQGQGASA, encoded by the coding sequence ATGTTCACCGGCATCATCGAAGGCGTCGGCCGCCTGGCCGCGCATGAGCCCGTCGGCGGCGACGTCCGCTTCACCTTCGAGGTCGGCAGCCTGCCGTTCGAGCAGGTGCGGCTGGGCGAGAGCATCGCGGTCAACGGCGTGTGCCTGACCGTGATCGCATTCGACGCCAGCGCGTTCCAGGCCGATGCCTCCACCGAGACCCTGGGCCTGACCACGCTCGGCCGGCTCGCGGTCGGCGCGGCGTTGAACCTGGAGCGCGCCATGCGCCCGAGCGACCGCCTTGGCGGCCACCTGGTCAGCGGCCACGTCGATGGCATCGGCACGGTACTGTCGATCCATGACGACGCCCGCGCGCAGCGCTGGCGCTTCGCCGCACCCGCACCGCTGCTGAAGTACATCGCCAAGAAGGGCTCGATCTGCGTCGATGGCGTCAGCCTCACCGTCAACGAGGCCGACGACGCCGGTTTCGAGGTGGCGCTGATTCCGCACACCGTCGCCCATACCCGTTTCGCCCACACCGGCGTCGGCGACGCCGTCAATCTGGAAATCGACCTGGTGGCGCGCTATGTGGAAAAGCTGATCGGAATGCCGGCCGACGGCGGGCATCCACAAGGCCAGGGAGCCAGCGCATGA
- a CDS encoding YraN family protein, producing MAADQAARGAAVEAAARRHLEQAGLRWLAGNVRYRGGELDLVMADPATGGIVFVEVRYRRSRAFGGGAASVDAGKRRRLLLAAQLYLGAHPAHAQAPCRFDVVEASGEPPQLHWLRDAFRADDS from the coding sequence ATGGCCGCTGACCAGGCCGCACGCGGCGCCGCGGTGGAAGCCGCCGCGCGCCGCCACCTGGAGCAGGCCGGCCTGCGCTGGCTCGCCGGCAACGTCCGCTACCGCGGTGGCGAACTCGACCTGGTGATGGCGGACCCGGCCACCGGCGGCATCGTCTTCGTGGAAGTGCGCTACCGCCGCAGCCGCGCGTTCGGCGGCGGCGCCGCCTCGGTGGATGCCGGCAAGCGCCGGCGCCTGCTGCTGGCCGCACAGCTGTACCTGGGCGCGCACCCCGCCCACGCGCAGGCACCGTGCCGCTTCGACGTGGTCGAAGCCAGTGGCGAGCCGCCGCAGCTGCACTGGCTGCGCGACGCCTTCCGCGCCGACGACAGCTGA
- a CDS encoding 6,7-dimethyl-8-ribityllumazine synthase, with the protein MSHYEGDLRPAGSARFVIIASRWNARITDVLVAGARQSLAGNGIGEDAIDVVRVPGAWEIPLVATRLAAAGRHAAIITLGCVIRGDTRHYEHVADRCAEGLMRAQLDFGVPVLNGVLAVERVEDAEARAGGSHGNKGEEAALAALEMVNLLEQLP; encoded by the coding sequence ATGAGCCACTACGAAGGCGACCTCCGCCCGGCCGGATCGGCCCGTTTCGTCATCATCGCCAGCCGCTGGAACGCGCGCATCACCGACGTGCTGGTGGCCGGCGCGCGGCAGAGCCTGGCCGGCAACGGCATCGGCGAGGACGCCATCGACGTGGTACGCGTGCCCGGCGCCTGGGAGATCCCGCTGGTCGCCACCCGCCTGGCCGCCGCCGGCCGGCATGCGGCCATCATCACCCTGGGCTGCGTGATCCGCGGCGACACCCGCCACTACGAGCACGTGGCCGACCGCTGCGCCGAGGGGCTGATGCGCGCGCAGCTGGATTTCGGCGTGCCGGTACTCAATGGCGTGCTGGCGGTCGAACGGGTGGAGGATGCCGAGGCCCGCGCCGGCGGCAGCCACGGCAACAAGGGCGAAGAAGCCGCACTGGCGGCGTTGGAAATGGTCAATCTTCTGGAGCAGCTGCCATGA